From the genome of Pseudarthrobacter sp. NIBRBAC000502772:
TTTTGTCACCGGCCGGCGTGCCCTGCGAAGGTTCGCAGCAGAACTGCTGGACGTCCCGGCGTCGGACCTCACCACCCACTTCAGCTGCCCCCGGTGCGGCTCCGGCCCCGAGCTATCGCACGGCAGGCCGGGCTATACGCTCAGGGGAGAGCCGGTGCCGCTCGCGCTGAGCCTGTCCCGGAGTTCCGGGTGGATCCTGTTGGGCGCCGTGGTGGATCCACCGGCCGGAGTCACGATGGGCCTGGACCTGGCGGACCCGTCCGGCATGGCCTTTGAGGGGTTCGACGGCGTGGCCCTCACCGCCGCGGAGCGCACGGCCCTCACCGGGCTGGCCGGGCCTCTGCTGCTGCAGGAGCGGGCCAGGCTCTGGGCGCGCAAGGAAGCCTGGCTCAAGATGACGGGCGACGGTCTCGCCACGGCACCGGACAGCCTCGACGTTTTGTCGCGCCCGGAAATCCGGGACCTGGCCGCCGGCGAGGCGGGCCTCCCGCTCAACTTTCGCGCCGCCGTCGCGGTTTCGCGCACCGGCAGCTAGCGACGTTGTTGTCAGCGCACTTGCTGGTCAGCGCACCGGCAGTGGCGGGAGGGCTGCTTCGAGCAGCCACGGGTGCAGCAGCGCCTCGGTGTCCAGGCCGGTAGCCCGGTCCGCGGCGAGAATAAACGCCGCCGTGGACACTGAACCGTGACGGTGGGCATCCGTCCAGTCGTGCAGCAACGCAAAGAATGCCAGGTCACCGCACCGGACCCGCAGGGCATGCAGGGCCAAGGCTCCCCGCTTGTAGACGCGGTCATCAAACATAAGCTCCGGCCCGGGGTCGCCCACGATAATGTCCTGGCTGCCGGCGGCCAGTTTCCGCCAGGCTGCGGCGGCCCGGTTCGCGACAGGCAGGACGCCCGCCTCCTCCGACCAGATCCACTCCGCATAGCAGGCGAAGCCCTCGTGGAGCCAGATATCCGACCATGATGCGGCAGTGAGGGAGTTCCCGAACCACTGGTGTGCGAGCTCGTGGGCGATGAGCCGCTGGGATTCCCACTCCTGCGTCAGATGGTTCCGGCCCAGAATGGAGAGCGTCTGCGCTTCAAGCGGTATTTCCAGCTCGTCTTCGGTCACCACCACGGAGTATTCCGGGAAAGGGTAGGGCCCGAAACAGCTGGCAAAGGTGCGCATCATCTCAGGCTGCCTCGCCAGGCCTTCGCGGGCCGTGTCGACCAGCAGTGCCGGGACGGCGGCGAACTGCGGAACCTGCCCGTCCACGGGGAAGGGGGTCAGGGCGAGGAACTCATAGCGGCCGATCTGGACCGTGGCCAGGTAGGTGGCCATGGGCTCGGCCTGTTCGTAGACCCAGGTCTCGCGGCTGGCCCTGCTGGTGTGGGAGATCAGGGTGCCGTTACACACGGCCCGGTAATTGGCGTCGGTGGTCACGCTGATCCGGTAGCTGGCCTTGTCGCCGGGGTGGTCGTTGCACGGGAACCAGGAGGCGGCGCCGTTCGGCTGGCCGGCCACAAGGACCCCGTCGGTGAGTTCCTCCCAGCCCACCTCGCCCCAGAACCCGCGCCGGGGACCAGGGTTGCCTTCGTAGCGGATGTCGAGGGTAAATTCCTCGCCCGCCGGCAGCGCGGCCTCGGGCACAATGACCAACTGCCCGGCGCGCTGGCTGAACTTTTTGACCCGGCGCCCGCTGAGCTGGATCTTCGTGGCCCGGAGCCCGGTCAGGTCCAGCACGAGGGCCGCCGTAGCGTACTGTGTGACCGCGCTCAGGACCGCACGCCCGCTCAGGCGGTTACTGCTGAGCTTGTAGTCAATGTCCAGTTCGTAGCGGCGGACCTTGTACGCGTTTGTGCCATGGCCGGGCATATAGGGGTCGGGCGCAGATGCGCCGTGCTCCGAGTTGCGTGCTGGGCCGGTATTCGCGGCCGTGGGGCTCGGTGCGGGGGAACTCATAAGACGGTCTTTCCGATCAGCGGTGGGCGGCAGGACAGCTGGTATTGCGGGCTAGCGGGGTTTGGGAGCGGACGCTGCGGGACCGCTCCAGGGGCTCACCGGGTTGCCCATCCAATAGGTCGCGGCGGGAACGGATTCGCCCCGCATCACCAGCGAAGCCGGTCCAACAGTTCCGCCGCTGCCGATGCTTGCCTGCGGCAGGATAACGCCGTGGGGCCCCATGGTGGCTCCGTCTTCGAGGGTAACAGTGTCCAGGCTCATGACCCGGTCATGGAACAGGTGCGTCTGGACCACACAGCCACGGTTGACGGTGGAGTTCCGCCCGAGGGTGACCAGGTCCGCTTCGGGAAGCCAGTAGCTTTCGCACCACGTGCCGCGGCCGATCCGGGCGCCGAGCGCCCGGAGCCACCAGACCAGGGCCGGGGTCCCGGTGGCTGCCCGCGCGAACCAGGGGGCGCTGACCATTTCGATAAACGTATCGACCACCTCGTTGCGCCAAATGAAGGAGCTCCAGAGCGGGTGCTCGCCGGCCCGGATCCGGCCCACGAGGACCCATTTGGCGACGACGGCGCTGCCCGCGGCCGCCGCGCCCGCCAGCAGCATCACGACTCCGCCCAGGGCTGCGGCAATCCCGTAGTTGTAGGTAGCGGCCAGCCAGTCAAAAGCAAGCATCACGCCGGCGGCGATCGCCACCGTTACCACCACGGGGATGAAGCGGCCCAGTTCCCAGAGGCAGCGGGCAAACTTGAGCCGCAGCGGCGGCTGGTACGTGCGGGTGTCGTCCGAGGCGATGGCGGTGCGCCGGAGCCGTACAGGCGGGCTGCCCAACCAGGAGGTCCCGGACTTGGCCTTGGCCGGTGTGGCCGACAGGACGGCGACGAGTGAGTTCTTGGGGACATTCCGGCCGGCAGCGGTCATGCCCGAGTTGCCCAGGAAGGAGCGCTTGCCGATCTTCGCGGGCGCAATCCGCAGCCACCCGCCGTCGAGCTCGTAGGAGGCCACCATGGTGTCGTCGGCCAGGAAGGCGCCCTCGCCCACAGTGGTCATCTTGGGGATAAGCAGGACCGTGGAGGCTTCG
Proteins encoded in this window:
- a CDS encoding 4'-phosphopantetheinyl transferase superfamily protein — its product is MAGLVGAVPVAPVLRSCPPGVSGGQDPTAGHQSIVLGPAELARAAALAPGPRAVFVTGRRALRRFAAELLDVPASDLTTHFSCPRCGSGPELSHGRPGYTLRGEPVPLALSLSRSSGWILLGAVVDPPAGVTMGLDLADPSGMAFEGFDGVALTAAERTALTGLAGPLLLQERARLWARKEAWLKMTGDGLATAPDSLDVLSRPEIRDLAAGEAGLPLNFRAAVAVSRTGS
- a CDS encoding M1 family metallopeptidase; this encodes MSSPAPSPTAANTGPARNSEHGASAPDPYMPGHGTNAYKVRRYELDIDYKLSSNRLSGRAVLSAVTQYATAALVLDLTGLRATKIQLSGRRVKKFSQRAGQLVIVPEAALPAGEEFTLDIRYEGNPGPRRGFWGEVGWEELTDGVLVAGQPNGAASWFPCNDHPGDKASYRISVTTDANYRAVCNGTLISHTSRASRETWVYEQAEPMATYLATVQIGRYEFLALTPFPVDGQVPQFAAVPALLVDTAREGLARQPEMMRTFASCFGPYPFPEYSVVVTEDELEIPLEAQTLSILGRNHLTQEWESQRLIAHELAHQWFGNSLTAASWSDIWLHEGFACYAEWIWSEEAGVLPVANRAAAAWRKLAAGSQDIIVGDPGPELMFDDRVYKRGALALHALRVRCGDLAFFALLHDWTDAHRHGSVSTAAFILAADRATGLDTEALLHPWLLEAALPPLPVR